One part of the Oceanihabitans sp. IOP_32 genome encodes these proteins:
- a CDS encoding tyrosine-type recombinase/integrase, whose protein sequence is MKEMRVILPSIERPKKLPVVLNQREVKKLLRTPRLLKHRLVLAMLYGCGLRNFELRNLQRRDLDFDRKLLHVRQGKGRKDRYVPLSEIQIRGLKKYLQAENPVTWCFTGNDRTGSPAQLSSQGIQWIVREARKQSGITKEITAHILRHSYATHLLEMGLDIMSVKDLLGHADIQTTLIYLHVAQSGRQKPFSPLDRLYGQ, encoded by the coding sequence ATGAAAGAAATGCGGGTCATACTTCCTTCTATTGAACGCCCCAAGAAGCTCCCCGTGGTATTAAACCAAAGGGAGGTAAAAAAACTGCTTCGCACTCCAAGACTGCTCAAGCACCGATTGGTACTTGCCATGCTCTATGGCTGTGGGCTCCGCAATTTTGAACTTCGCAACCTACAACGCAGGGATCTAGATTTTGACAGGAAGTTGCTGCACGTGCGCCAGGGCAAGGGGCGCAAGGATCGCTATGTTCCCTTATCCGAGATACAGATCCGTGGCCTTAAGAAGTACCTACAGGCAGAGAATCCGGTCACTTGGTGCTTTACCGGCAATGATAGAACAGGCAGTCCGGCGCAGCTTTCCTCGCAAGGGATACAGTGGATCGTGCGTGAGGCCCGCAAGCAAAGCGGTATTACAAAGGAGATTACCGCCCATATCCTGCGCCATAGCTATGCCACCCATCTTTTGGAAATGGGTCTGGACATTATGAGCGTGAAGGACCTCTTGGGACACGCAGATATTCAGACCACTCTTATCTACCTCCATGTGGCACAATCAGGTAGGCAAAAGCCGTTCAGTCCGCTGGATAGGCTTTATGGTCAATAG
- a CDS encoding DUF4932 domain-containing protein, translating into MKKSILLILFLVSIKSIGQKSELKITIDERIETLYSVAFLDNYFLIGKHDNLYKQKLVKQLQPLKQHKAVQLFDSLSKNHHFTYYRTVEWALQHSNFPEFRKINKNLGDNQTLLEEFREELIKFNQDSLFQHYWEVVKPINEQIISQIKKSETIDELPIYLEKYYGKKLSSYNLILSPLLHSGGFNSEITDQNGKKEVYALIGPNGEIDFVPYFDKNYMETDMILHEFGHSFVNPLVEKYDIEIERLKSKYFTQKLEENAKLQGYGEWKYVFNELLLRATTIQIAQKHFGKEKANKLLEYEKSIGFELVEKILEILREYETNRNKYVDFDKFYPILIERMK; encoded by the coding sequence ATGAAAAAATCAATCTTACTAATCCTATTTCTTGTTTCAATAAAAAGCATTGGACAAAAATCGGAACTGAAAATCACGATTGACGAGCGGATTGAAACGCTTTATTCTGTTGCCTTTTTAGACAATTATTTCTTGATTGGAAAACACGACAACCTTTACAAACAGAAGCTCGTAAAACAACTTCAACCACTCAAACAACATAAAGCTGTTCAGCTTTTTGACAGTTTATCAAAAAACCACCATTTTACCTATTATCGAACCGTAGAATGGGCTTTGCAACATTCCAACTTTCCTGAATTCAGAAAAATCAACAAAAATTTAGGCGACAACCAAACCTTACTTGAAGAGTTTAGGGAAGAACTCATAAAATTCAATCAAGACAGTCTTTTTCAACACTATTGGGAAGTGGTCAAACCCATAAACGAACAAATCATTTCCCAAATCAAAAAATCGGAAACGATTGACGAATTACCAATCTATTTGGAAAAATATTACGGTAAAAAATTAAGTTCATACAACCTAATTCTTTCCCCATTACTCCATTCCGGTGGATTTAATTCGGAAATAACCGACCAAAACGGAAAGAAAGAAGTTTACGCCTTAATCGGTCCGAACGGAGAAATTGATTTTGTGCCTTATTTCGACAAAAACTATATGGAAACTGATATGATTTTGCACGAATTTGGGCATTCGTTCGTGAATCCATTAGTAGAAAAATACGATATAGAAATTGAACGACTAAAATCCAAATATTTTACGCAAAAACTCGAAGAAAATGCCAAACTTCAAGGCTATGGCGAATGGAAATATGTGTTTAATGAACTTTTGTTGAGGGCAACAACCATACAAATTGCCCAAAAACATTTCGGAAAAGAAAAAGCCAACAAACTTCTGGAATACGAAAAATCAATTGGGTTTGAGTTAGTCGAAAAAATTTTGGAAATTTTAAGAGAATATGAAACAAA